The Scomber scombrus chromosome 19, fScoSco1.1, whole genome shotgun sequence DNA window attttttaaataacataaatttaaattcaaaacCACACATAATACAAAATGGCTGTTACACGCTACTGCATCtacatttaaacactgaaatggTACAAACAGCGATTACCCAGGTCATCATGTCATCTTTATACAACAGCATATCATTTGGAGTAATTTTCTAAGTAACATGGATCCAGCCAGACACCAGAAAGGTCCTCAACCCCAAAAAAGAACGATTCCACAGAGGTGGAAGGTTTATGACCACCATCTGTATCATATACTGTAAGGTAGCCCAATCCATGCAATGAGGAAGCACAAGAGCTGAACAATTAATCCAAATGTTATAGAAACCACTGCAACTTTGAGCGGTAAATGCAATATTTGTTAAAAGGTGAACTGTGTCAAACgaccattttaatttaaatattggtGTGCTGAGATGTTCTACAGACTTATGAAAACAGCTTCACAAAAATCACACCACGTTTTCAATGAAAATTAGAAGAACGAATCAATAAACAAATCATATCGAAATCGCAATACCagtcaaaataatcacaaatagACATTTTTCCTAGCAGGTACCTTTCTTTTTGTCGTAATGGAATCTAAGTTtatgaataaaagatgaaatgcagtgtttcccctagaaATGTTTGTAGCAGCGGTGCTGTGTGTTGGTAAACTAGCAACACTAGGGGGGTCCGGGGGTATGCTCCCCCggaagaacattttgaaaaataatagggctgcaacaaactattattttgataatcgattaatcagttgattattttttcgatgaatcggataaaacatttttcaatttccaccccttcattcaaaaacaaaacattatttcaaattgacattgcaaaaaagtgctcaaacatgttgctgcttggacgtccctgaattgttaaagtaatattaaattataaataataatttaaacaaaacaactaaatgttaatgtctgatagctttaacaaaataacatacacatgtatgctacacaaaaagaggtattgtctgtaaataaaagataaaataataataatggtttatttttgtagttaccagatttacttttaccatcattaggctaccGTACATAGCTACTAGCTGttgctctcctcatctcctactacTGActgagatctgagcaggtagaagctgttagttcactaactataaccagggagcacactgcaacaaggttaatgatccacacagtgacattatatcattgatatgacacgcaaaagcaaaagcaaaccGATCGTTTTTTGTGCTTCGTGCCGACCTCGGCATGATGcagcacacactttctagttGCATGTAGTGTGAACTGCTCCTACACTTTAGAAAATGTCGGTGCAACATAGTTAACATCACGTTACTTCAAGCACAGTCATTTTTGCAGCGCCGCTGCTGAATGTacataggggaaacactgaaatgtaattGGCTCAGTGTGGACAAACTCAAAATCAAATCTTATTTTGTGTggtttttcctctgtgtgaagcactttggatcaactacgttgtgtttaaagtgctatataaataaagttgaagttaAAGAGTGACAAGATCAACTTTCTTGAACAGCAGGAAGCAAACGCATCGTGCTCGAGGATTGTTTTTCCTCGCACTTCACGCTGTCATACTGTTGAGTAGTTTACAGTTTAAGGCCTTACCCATTTAAAAAGTGCTCAAAGAGATGCAGCTGCCCATCTTTACACACCACTGCCAGCCTCACCGCCTGTGCCAGAGGAAAAAAGCATACACACAGAAATTTGCATATGGTAAATAGGTaatataaaaacaggaagtaTGTCTGTAGAACTCTAACATAACTGCACCACAGGGAGAAATATTTTAGCAGAGCTTTAACCATATGTTAAAAATCCAAAATTCTCTCCAAAAAACACATCCACAGTGACGAACACTCTTTTAGTCATTTCCACACAATGAAGTCACTCATACTGGGTTTAACAGGGTGTTTGCCAGTGCTGGCACAGTTTTATTCACACTTCTGTCCATGTCAGCACAGACTGCAGTTGATTCATAAGGTGTAACTGACATTTCAGCATAAGTACAGACGACGTTAATCTCTCTGACCTCTTCCTTGCTGTTGGATGTGACGAGGTCGATGTGCTGAGGCTCATCCGTCAGAGTGAAGGACACCACTGAGTTCTTGTCCTTTCCGTCTTCTCGAACTTGCCTGTAGTGAAGGAGACGACTCTATCAGTTATCACGAGCCGGACAACAGTGGGACACACGATTTACACTGTATGACATTTCCTGACACACCGCTGACGATGAGGACGAGCTTTGGCTGATCTCGCCGCCGTCTTTGTACTCACCATACGCTGAGAAGTCGATCGTGCGCGGCGCCCGACAGGAAATAAAGGCCGTTGCTGTCGGGGGGTCGGGTGGTGGCGAAGCGCAGGGTCGTCACGGCTGTGGAGTGGCCTGTGAATTtctagagagaaagagagaaacaacaaaGGGCGAGACAGTTCAGTCAATTCTGCTCTAAAGAAAGGAAAGGTCAGAGCCACTTTTGACTGCTTTATAACCTTGACTGCATGTGTCAGCTCCAGCTTACTGTAACTATGATACGACAACTGCATTTAACGGTAAAGCGTCTTTCTCGGTCGTCTATAAAAGTGAATATGGAGACAACGAGACTCACCCTGTAGACCTCCTTAGTATCCAAGTCCCACATCTTGATGACCTGTCCGGCTGAGAGCAGCAGCTTGCCGTCGGGGCTCACGCACAGACTGGTCACAGCTGCACGGTCCGCCTTCCACTTACTGTGTCAGAAACAGAGACAAGCAATCATAGTCAGTGCATGTATTCATCTATTTCTCCATTATTTTGAGATGCGAGCAGGCCTTCCTGTGTCGCTTTTGACACCTCAGCATTTTCCCGCTGCTGTATCCGAGCGAGGAGCTGAGATTTTCTTCGACGGCCTCTGACACGTGAAAGCAGCAGTTAAGTGGATGTAGAGCGCAAATGGGCTTTAGTGACCGTCGCGTGAGGATTCATGGCGACGTTATCTGTCGTTATTGTGTTGCTACTGAAGCAGTCGGCACAGAGACGGTGCTCGGGATGAGATACGGCGATACTTAATGTGTGATGGGATAACCTTCAATGATAAAGCTTGCTGGTGTATTTCAGTGCTTTGAGCCAAGTATTAGCTCTTGACTTCTTTGGTAAAGCCAGCTACTTAGAGGCATTAACTAACACCCACATTGTGACTTTTTACACTATCAGTGTCTCTTTCATTTTAGGGAGCAGTGGAGGCATAAGACACCAATTTTGGAAGGTACCAACATGCTGTGTAAAGGTTACAACAAATCAATTTTTAAAGAGATGTAATCTTACAACATTTCAATCTTTTTTGGAGCTTGCTATAAGTGTTTGAGTTTGAGAAGTGAAGGTTTAACAGAGGAGAAAGTTTAGAGGAGCAGTGTAAGTTGGTCGCTGATATCTTAACTTATTCAAAACCATGAATAAAGTAAGACATCCTTTGTTTCTTAAGCAAACCAGATATCCCTGTGTGcctgaaaatgtaaacatgataAATAACTTATGGCACTCTGTTCTGCAGAACAGACTTAATGTAAATGTCTCCCGGTCTGTATAAATACCAGCCAGTTTGGGATTTTACTGGAAAGATTTTTCAACCACTGCTTCTTTCAGAGGGATGATTTTTTCTCCGTCACTTCACCTCAATTCAACTCCATGTAGGACTTTAAACTTTTACAAGCACTCAACTTTTACTccaattatctttatttaaatttacTCATGATTATTGTCTTGTTTAACCTCAGCTTTGGCTCTAATTGAAAGCCTGGCGCACTGGTTAGGAGTTTTTAATAATCAGTGCAGGTTCAGTGCTGACACACATAAAGCAGCCAGATGTTCTAATCAAACATGTCTTCAGGTTAAAAAGGCTGCTTTGCTTCTATTGCAGCAGCATTTTGTGGATGGACGACTCCAAAGTGCTGCAGTTGTTTAAAAGCCGCCTGCAGGCTTTTATAGTGGTCCACATTTAGGATGAGCAGAGGCCTCCCAAATCCAGACCAACATTACTCTTCTGAATAATATACAAAGATACAGTATCTGTGGTTGATGAAGTTCATTGAAGTCTCCACTGCCGTCAAAAGAAATGAcactttataatttaaaaagaaaaggctgTGTTACAGAATCAGCTGAATGTAGTTTAAATCATCCTCtagtaattaatttgattatgaGACAAGATACTTAAAGATGTGTCTCAGCTCATTAGAGGACGACACTAGATTTTTACAAGTGGGAAATGTCGAGGCAAACTTCTCAGTCAGTCACTGTTGTCACCCTGACAGTCTACTGAGAGCTGAAGTTGGTTAACAGCTATGAAAGAACAATGTAGAAGCTTCTCATTTATAGCTGACTGCTGCTTCTACCTGTTATAATATCAGCTGCAGCTAATTGATGCTAATTCATGCCAAAATTGTAAAAAACTTGAACTGACGTGTGACTAACAGTTTGTGGAAGCTGGTGTCTCTACTTCTGTCTTTCTGATTGAGAAGACACATCACTCTGTAACACTAAAATATAACTGAATGGACAGTTTATTTTGTACTGTAAAATTACAGTCAACTGTAAGAGGCATAAGATGATGCTTGATCCTGGAAGCAACGCCTccacagagtgagacagatgaaACTGATCATCTTCACACTTACTGCTTTACAGAGAGATAAACTGAAAAACTGACTTAGTTTTCATCCACATATGATCTGGCTGTATTTGGATataacatgtttctttttaataagTCATACATTCAAATCATACCAATGGAACTGAAATGTGTTGCGGTTTTAATCAAGAGGCACTCCTGAATTCTTtcctatattcattttttttttaaaagaaaaaaacattgttccTCCAATAATAAAGTAGACACTGACCTCCGCGTCTTGCCTGTCTGCAGGTCCCACTCTACAATGTTTGTGTCATCTGAGCCACTGTATAATAAACTGTCTTCGGGGTGCCACTGGACACAGTTCACTCCTCCACTATGGCCTCCATCctgacagagacacaaaagCATAGAGTTAACAGTGGTCAACAAATGACACCATTATCAGTCGCTTAGAGGGTGCACACACTCATTTTCATATGCAAATTCAGCTCATAGTTACAGATTCTACAAactcatctctcttttttgtaaCATTTCACAGTTAAGTTAAACTTTTAGCATCTCACATCATAACACATCTATAGGACACGGTCCAACAAATCAGTGTTATAAATCTCTAACTCACCAGGGTACAGTGCAGTGCTCCCTTAGCTGTACTGTAGATGAGCACAGTACCCGCTGCTGTGCCCATTGCCAACAGGTCTGCCTTCTCCTCCACCTGCACTGCCTCCgatttcctcttcttcctctgaggcccctcctgaaacacacatttatgacTTTTAACACAGGTATAACACAGATAGGACATGCCTGGCACAAATGGAAGCTATACATTTCCTTTTATCACAATGTTCATTAAACCACTGAGAAGTTAAGTATTTTAGACTAGTACAATAACAGCTAATAAAAACTATGCTGTCTTTGAATAACTGCTACTAAATGATGTTTTACtgaatctgacaaaaaaaaactgaacataattaaattataaaatatcatGAACAGACGAAACCACTCTGTATTATAGTGTGTTCAACTCTTGTCATAATTTTAGACGCATGTTCTGCTTTTACACTGATGAATTGTGTTACTGTAGCTTCTTGCATCTCTACAGTGattctaaactttttttttaggctTTTCTCAACGTGTCATGGTGGCACACGCTCCTGAAGCTTTAGTGAACTTAcataatgactttatttctaATGTCgactttctaaaaaaaacactaccaCATTATCGTGCCACTTTAATTCCGgtaactgtttttaaaagttctTTTGACGTTGAAGCACTAAATGAAGACACTATCCGTATTTTCTGCGGACTACCATGTGGGACTAACATGTGCGTCCTGCGCAGCTGTTGAAAGCTAACTAGCGGCTAACGCTGCTTTACAAGTGAGGGTCGGATATATGAAAGTGTCCGTTTGAACACACAGCACAGCTCTGCCAGCCTTCTGTACACTGTTTATTGTCTTTACTGACATGTCTCTTGTTCCAGCGTGTAAACTTTTGTGAGAAGTCCACCCCAGACAGATTGTTGAGGCCTCACTAGCCCACCTAGCTAACAGCAGCCCCACGTACCTTGACTGTTCGGCATGGTCCCCACGATATGCAGCTACAAGTAGCACTCAAATGGGCTGAAGGCACATATTCCTGGTGAAGTGTTTTACTGTCTGTGTTCCAAATGCGAAGTCTGCCATCCTGGGCACACAACGCTAAGTACTGTCGTGATTTGGGTGAAAAAACGCAGGGGAGCTGCAGCGAAGTGCTGCCACTATCGGCCGCCATTTCTACAGCGCTGCGTGCGTCTGCGTGTCAGGGGTTTACACACAAACCACGTGCGGCGCTCCTCGCACATGCGCGGCGCAGGGTCAGGAGAACCGTCCTTCCCATTGGCTGCTGAGAGAGCAGCAGTATTATGCTGCCTTCAAGTGTCAGAGATGCAGCGGGATCATTTATGGGTTTGGCTCACATACACAATACATACACAACTGTGGAGTAAATTGTCACAAACAATGTATTGTTTAGATTCACTGAATGTGACAGAAATCTCTGTCCTAATTCATTTGCTTACTATTTAAccacattttatattaacacattaatattcttaagcagaaaaacaaacttttcagAAGGTGACTGTCCATAtcacacaaaacatttcttcaatatttgaatgtaaaaacaaaaatagcaaTTGAAATGTATAACCACTGTAGGTTTTACAAAATGACTtatatgaaatattattttttttattacgtcagtttttatctgtcttttatattgatgcGTTTAccttgtagcactttgagatttgtttaaaatgtaaagtgcgttacaaataaaattattatcctgatttctttttttaccatagatgtggggttttttttgttttttttactgtacttgAATGCAACGCCATGTGTTATTGCACCAAACGTTATTATTAGAATTAAAAACTCTACTTGATTTTATTGGAAAATGGGATAAATGGACTGTTTATAAAACTCATGACAAAGACACCACCAAATCTTTGTAAGAAGACTGGGATACTTTAGATTGTTTCAATGTGTACTTCACTGACATGACCTATGCATGTTCtgtaataattaaatgaaaaactaacttaaaaggttaataataataacaacaataataataatcattcatAATTATGATTACAATACACACATGTCAATgctcaaataataataaactttaatttacAAGTGAATTCACATGATTTAGattaaatatctcaaaatgGGACAGCTTCATGAAGTATGTTTGATTGAATGACCTGAATTATTTGCTCTGTGGTTTCAGTACTATACATTGTGGGCAGTGTAAGGAGAGATAATTGAATTCTAAGATCACTTTCACTGCTAAATAGcaagttttgtcattttattccAAATAGGCAtgatcaaaaataaaatatattatgtttattattaccACAATTTCTCCACACTCAACAAGTTACAGAGCACTTTAAGTTTCCATGCAGACAGCTGAGTTTCATAATATGATGCACATTTGAGCTCTGAATGAATCGTCCATGAATGCATTTGCAGAATGGATGATTTGCAGTTATCATATCTCCCTCTGCTGGTTCAATTCAACGACTGCACCTGTCGCCCACTTATGACGTTGTTGCACGTGTGTTTTCCAGCATGGTGACCTCCTTCCTCTGTAAATACAGCAGGGAGAAAGGAGACATGAAGACGATCCAGTTTGTGCCTGTCACACTGTGAGAGAAGGTTTGTTGTTCTATTCATTAGAGTTGTGTATTTATCAAACATACACATTACATCTGGAGACATATCCTTCCCTTTAGTTTATATCATTTGAAGTAATGGCTGTGCAAATGCCACTTAATGGACTTCTGATTGCGCACAGACTGGTGCGTATTTGCGCATCCAGCCAAGCGCATCACAGGCACAGACACATTCTCCTGAGACTCACTCAGAGTAAAAAGGAGATCAGGACTTTTGCTACTAGTTGTATGAAATGTAACGAGAATGACAAAGACAGTTCAGACCCGCCACCTTTAAAAACCGAGCTGACATCCACACAAGCACTGCTGTCCAGGAGGAGGAGACCCCTGTCCCCACTGGAGAGGATCAGTCACCTGCTGCCCCAGGATGCCTTGACCCCCGAGGTGATGCAGCTGAGAGAGCAGAACCAGCAAGAACAAAATGAGCATGCATCAGTCACAGAATCTGCAGAAGAAGTAATCCATACAGATTCTTCTACACATCATGTATCTGAAACTCAGTTAAATGATGAAGTGCACCCTGAGGAGAACATGTGGACACCGCCCACTCTTCCAGGGGAGAGCTTGATTGGGTTTGGGGAGTTGCTGCTGGGTGAGCATCGTAAAAAAGGACGGGTGGAGTTCAGGAAGATGTTCCAGCTTGTGAAGGGAGTGCGCCTGCAGAGCCAGTGGGGGATCATCCTGCACGACGACATAGCCGGGCAGCTCGCAGGCCAATCCATGAAGACCAGCAGAGGCTCTGCCATCTTCATACGACGGCCCAGTCTGGATGAATACGTGCTGTATATGAGGAGAGGCCCGGCCATCGCCTACCCTAAGGTATGTGCTGTGTAAGTTGTGTCAAGGTCACATTGATCATTTTGAAATTCTTACAGATTTTGTGGtcaatttcttttttccccGTCCCAGGATGCAGCtactatgatgatgatgatggacaTCACAGAGGGAGACTGCGTGCTGGAGTCTGGCTCCGGATCAGGAGCCATGTCTCTGTTCCTGTCCCGAGCAGGTCTGCATTCTGGATCTGGTCCACTCACATCAAAGTGATAGCATACATTAAACTCAGTCcactgaatacatttaattgATTAGAGTTTAAAGTTGCTTTTATTATCAGCCTTCttaaataacatataaatacatacaatgtTAGAGAAAGAAGAATTGTTAAACATACACAGGTTCAATGCATCTGACTTGTATATCTCACCCATAATTTGTGTTCAGTGTATTACATTAAGATATACATCAAGCAAGAGTAGAAAGTAGTGACATCATAGGACTGTCATGAAAGAAAGTGACTAAAGTGAAATGTCAAGTTTTCACAATTTCATATCTTCAACTACTTACAGAAAAGAtgaagtatgtttttattatatcagtatttagtttatttttgtatgtaatgGTTAATGTTTGTTTCCCAGTGGGCTCCAAGGGCAGCGTGCTGAGCGTGGAGATCAGGGAGGATCATTACAAGAGAGCCGTGCTGAACTACAACCGCTGGAGGACGTCGTGGAGCGTGCGGCGAGGGGAGGAGTGGCCCGACAACGTCCGGTTTCACAACGCCGACCTCTGCACGGCTTCCTCTCTCCTCGCCGGTCGGGGCTTCAATTCAGTATGTGTCGGGGGTTTAAGGGTGTGGATGCGGAGGCAGTGGAATTAGATGAAGTGACAGCAGCTCATTTGCTATTCTGATTGTGTCTGTTGCAGGTTGCTCTTGACCTGATAAACCCACATCTGGTTTTACCCACTATCATTCCACATCTGCACTCCGGAGCTGTGTGTACCGTTTACC harbors:
- the trmt61b gene encoding tRNA (adenine(58)-N(1))-methyltransferase, mitochondrial isoform X2 encodes the protein MAVQMPLNGLLIAHRLVRICASSQAHHRHRHILLRLTQSKKEIRTFATSCMKCNENDKDSSDPPPLKTELTSTQALLSRRRRPLSPLERISHLLPQDALTPEVMQLREQNQQEQNEHASVTESAEEVIHTDSSTHHVSETQLNDEVHPEENMWTPPTLPGESLIGFGELLLGEHRKKGRVEFRKMFQLVKGVRLQSQWGIILHDDIAGQLAGQSMKTSRGSAIFIRRPSLDEYVLYMRRGPAIAYPKDAATMMMMMDITEGDCVLESGSGSGAMSLFLSRAVGSKGSVLSVEIREDHYKRAVLNYNRWRTSWSVRRGEEWPDNVRFHNADLCTASSLLAGRGFNSVALDLINPHLVLPTIIPHLHSGAVCTVYLANITQVIDLLEGVRCLALPLLCERIIEVPVRDWLVAPALQKDGRHCIRKAPVLDEEQREENATSEEDEEVTTEGSPAFGSIPYIARPHPEQMCHTAFLVKLRKCVQ
- the trmt61b gene encoding tRNA (adenine(58)-N(1))-methyltransferase, mitochondrial isoform X1 — protein: MAVQMPLNGLLIAHRLVRICASSQAHHRHRHILLRLTQSKKEIRTFATSCMKCNENDKDSSDPPPLKTELTSTQALLSRRRRPLSPLERISHLLPQDALTPEVMQLREQNQQEQNEHASVTESAEEVIHTDSSTHHVSETQLNDEVHPEENMWTPPTLPGESLIGFGELLLGEHRKKGRVEFRKMFQLVKGVRLQSQWGIILHDDIAGQLAGQSMKTSRGSAIFIRRPSLDEYVLYMRRGPAIAYPKDAATMMMMMDITEGDCVLESGSGSGAMSLFLSRAVGSKGSVLSVEIREDHYKRAVLNYNRWRTSWSVRRGEEWPDNVRFHNADLCTASSLLAGRGFNSVALDLINPHLVLPTIIPHLHSGAVCTVYLANITQVIDLLEGVRCLALPLLCERIIEVPVRDWLVAPALQKDGRHCIRKAPVLDEEQREENATSEEDEAEVTTEGSPAFGSIPYIARPHPEQMCHTAFLVKLRKCVQ